The following are encoded in a window of Helicobacter sp. 'house sparrow 1' genomic DNA:
- the ftsH gene encoding ATP-dependent zinc metalloprotease FtsH: protein MQNKNNSNNKKPKKQNPLLFFIIFAILALILAKVTNIDEGGLLGRLSGSVTREIDYYQLKQLIKNNEINSVSIGQTTIRAISNNGGQKIYYIAKKVQDASLVPLLDEKNITYSGFSETNFFTDMLGWLVPFLIIIGLWILITSRMQKNMGGGIFGMGSSKKLVNAEKPKVKFVDMAGNEEAKEEVVEIVDFLKYPNRYASIGARIPKGVLLVGPPGTGKTLLAKAVAGEANVPFFSMSGSSFIEMFVGLGASRVRDLFEMAKKEAPSIIFIDEIDAIGKSRAAGGMISGNDEREQTLNQLLAEMDGFGSDSAPVIVLAATNRPEVLDPALLRPGRFDRQVLVDKPDFNGRIEILKVHIKSVKLATDVDLQEIAKLTAGLAGADLANIINEAALLAGRANQKEVSQKNLKEAVERGIAGLEKKSRRISPKEKKIVAYHESGHAIISEMTKGSDRVNKVSIIPRGMAALGYTLNTPEENKYLIQKHELIAKIDVLLGGRAAEEVFLGEISTGASNDLERATDILKSMVSFYGMTDVSGLMVLEKPRNAFLGGGLGSSREFSEKIAEKMDEFIKKTLNDRYNEVKQTLTDYKEAVEKMVEELLDKEVIDGARVREIVQEFEKERNLETRLINREEV from the coding sequence ATGCAGAATAAAAATAATAGCAATAATAAAAAACCAAAAAAACAAAATCCATTATTATTTTTTATAATTTTTGCAATTTTGGCGCTTATCTTGGCAAAAGTTACAAATATTGATGAGGGTGGCTTATTAGGTAGATTGAGCGGAAGTGTTACTAGGGAGATTGATTATTATCAACTTAAGCAGTTGATAAAAAATAATGAGATTAATTCAGTAAGTATTGGGCAAACAACAATCAGAGCAATTAGTAATAATGGTGGGCAAAAAATTTATTATATTGCTAAGAAAGTTCAAGATGCTTCTTTGGTTCCATTGCTTGATGAAAAAAACATCACCTATAGTGGTTTTAGTGAAACGAACTTTTTCACAGATATGCTAGGTTGGCTAGTTCCATTTTTAATTATTATTGGTTTGTGGATTTTAATCACCTCTAGAATGCAGAAGAATATGGGTGGTGGTATTTTTGGTATGGGAAGTTCTAAAAAACTTGTTAATGCCGAAAAACCAAAAGTAAAATTTGTGGATATGGCAGGAAATGAAGAGGCAAAAGAAGAGGTTGTGGAGATTGTTGATTTTTTGAAATATCCAAATCGCTATGCCTCAATTGGTGCAAGGATTCCAAAAGGTGTTTTATTGGTAGGACCTCCGGGGACAGGAAAAACCTTGCTTGCTAAGGCAGTTGCAGGGGAAGCTAATGTTCCATTTTTTTCTATGAGTGGAAGTAGTTTTATTGAAATGTTTGTTGGACTTGGTGCAAGTAGAGTAAGAGATCTGTTTGAGATGGCAAAAAAAGAAGCACCAAGTATCATTTTTATTGATGAAATCGATGCAATTGGAAAATCTCGTGCAGCTGGTGGAATGATTAGTGGAAATGATGAGAGAGAGCAAACACTCAATCAGTTATTAGCAGAGATGGATGGCTTTGGTTCAGATAGTGCTCCTGTGATTGTTTTAGCTGCAACAAATAGACCAGAAGTTTTAGATCCGGCGTTATTAAGACCAGGAAGATTTGATAGGCAAGTGTTGGTTGATAAGCCAGATTTTAATGGAAGAATAGAAATTTTAAAGGTTCATATAAAATCTGTAAAACTTGCTACAGATGTGGATTTGCAAGAAATAGCAAAATTAACTGCAGGTTTAGCTGGGGCGGATTTAGCAAACATTATTAATGAGGCAGCACTCTTAGCAGGTAGAGCAAATCAAAAAGAAGTTTCTCAAAAAAATCTTAAAGAGGCTGTTGAGAGGGGCATTGCAGGGTTGGAGAAGAAATCTCGTAGAATTTCTCCAAAAGAAAAAAAGATTGTAGCTTATCATGAGAGTGGGCATGCAATAATTTCAGAAATGACCAAGGGTTCAGATCGTGTAAATAAGGTTTCAATTATTCCTCGTGGAATGGCTGCTCTAGGTTACACTTTAAATACACCAGAAGAAAATAAATATTTGATTCAAAAGCATGAGCTAATTGCAAAAATTGATGTTTTATTAGGTGGTAGGGCTGCAGAGGAAGTATTCTTAGGGGAAATTTCTACAGGTGCTAGCAATGACTTAGAGAGGGCGACAGATATCCTTAAGTCTATGGTGAGCTTCTATGGTATGACGGATGTGAGTGGGTTAATGGTTTTAGAAAAACCAAGAAATGCATTCCTTGGAGGAGGTTTGGGGAGTTCAAGAGAATTTAGTGAAAAAATTGCCGAAAAAATGGATGAATTTATTAAGAAAACTCTTAATGATCGCTATAATGAAGTAAAGCAGACATTGACAGATTATAAAGAGGCAGTAGAAAAAATGGTAGAAGAGCTTCTTGATAAAGAAGTAATTGATGGTGCTAGGGTGAGAGAGATTGTTCAAGAGTTTGAAAAAGAAAGAAATCTTGAGACGAGGTTGATTAATCGAGAAGAGGTGTAA
- a CDS encoding exodeoxyribonuclease III gives MQLISWNVNGLRACMNKGFMEFFRKIDADIFCIQESKMQKEQADFSFDGYFDYWNSAEKKGYSGVVILSKKEPLSVAYDMGIEHHDKEGRIICAEYDDFYLVNVYTPNSKRELERLEYRMHWEDDFRAYLKNLEKKKPVIVCGDLNVAHQEIDLKNPKTNRRNAGFTDEERSKMTELLESGFIDTFRYFYPDLRDAYSWWSYMGKARENNTGWRIDYFLCSKIFSQRLVDAKIYPEVFGSDHCPVGLCIS, from the coding sequence ATGCAGTTAATTTCGTGGAATGTAAATGGTTTGAGAGCTTGTATGAATAAGGGATTTATGGAGTTTTTTAGAAAAATTGATGCAGATATTTTTTGCATCCAAGAATCTAAAATGCAAAAAGAACAGGCAGATTTTAGCTTTGATGGCTATTTTGATTATTGGAATAGTGCAGAGAAAAAAGGCTATTCTGGAGTGGTGATTTTAAGCAAAAAAGAGCCTTTGAGTGTAGCGTATGATATGGGCATAGAACATCACGATAAAGAGGGAAGAATCATTTGTGCAGAATATGATGATTTTTATCTTGTAAATGTCTATACCCCAAATTCTAAAAGAGAATTGGAGAGATTGGAATATCGTATGCATTGGGAAGATGACTTTAGGGCTTACCTTAAGAATCTTGAGAAGAAAAAACCTGTTATAGTTTGTGGAGATCTAAATGTAGCACATCAAGAAATTGATCTTAAAAACCCAAAAACCAATCGTAGAAATGCAGGTTTTACAGATGAAGAAAGAAGCAAAATGACAGAGCTATTAGAGAGTGGTTTTATAGATACTTTTAGGTATTTTTATCCAGATTTGAGAGATGCTTATAGTTGGTGGAGTTATATGGGAAAGGCTAGAGAGAATAATACGGGTTGGCGGATTGATTATTTTTTGTGTTCTAAAATTTTTAGTCAAAGACTTGTAGATGCAAAGATTTATCCCGAAGTTTTTGGGAGCGATCATTGCCCTGTTGGTTTGTGTATTTCCTGA
- a CDS encoding chemotaxis response regulator CheY, translating to MRLLVVDDSSTMRRIIKNTLQRLGYEDILEAENGVEAWDILNNNGDISVLITDWNMPEMNGLELVKKTRSDSRYEDIPIIMVTTEGGKIEVITALKAGVNNYIVKPFTPQVLKEKLEAVLGLND from the coding sequence ATGAGATTGCTTGTTGTAGATGATAGTTCTACTATGAGAAGAATCATTAAAAACACACTGCAAAGATTAGGCTATGAAGATATCTTAGAAGCAGAAAATGGGGTGGAGGCTTGGGATATTTTAAATAATAATGGTGATATCAGTGTTCTGATTACAGATTGGAATATGCCAGAGATGAATGGGTTAGAGCTTGTAAAAAAGACAAGGTCTGATTCAAGGTATGAGGATATTCCTATTATTATGGTTACTACAGAGGGTGGTAAGATAGAGGTGATCACTGCATTAAAGGCTGGGGTAAATAATTATATTGTGAAGCCATTTACTCCTCAGGTTCTTAAAGAAAAATTAGAAGCAGTTTTAGGATTAAATGACTGA
- a CDS encoding 50S ribosomal protein L11 methyltransferase translates to MTDYFFELSLIPSSYFELFTDFALEVTQEAIEEIDAKISSDWVFYNTSKDNLKNSCFVIRMEDDPASLIQNFKDFSDNLAHRLDEKIGFAYKIEKRANQDWIENYKKAIKPIVCGEFYIHPSWYENPTSLQSIMIDPALAFGSGHHATTSMCVELLSKIDLQDKRVLDVGCGSGILSLVAKKKGALVHMCDVDSLAVEESKKNFALNHEKIDKIWEGSFQGNYKGEEYDVVVANILADIIKMLYNSFCNATKKGSLVILSGILENYKDDVIKKFKDFELCEMLHKEDWVALKMIKR, encoded by the coding sequence ATGACTGATTATTTTTTTGAGCTTTCTTTAATCCCAAGCTCGTACTTTGAACTTTTTACTGATTTTGCTCTTGAAGTTACCCAAGAAGCTATAGAGGAGATTGATGCAAAGATCTCTTCTGATTGGGTATTTTATAACACCTCAAAAGACAATCTAAAAAATAGCTGTTTTGTGATTAGAATGGAAGATGATCCGGCTTCTTTAATCCAAAATTTTAAAGACTTTTCAGATAATTTAGCTCATCGCTTAGATGAGAAGATAGGTTTTGCCTACAAGATTGAAAAAAGGGCTAATCAAGATTGGATAGAAAATTATAAAAAAGCTATAAAACCTATTGTATGCGGAGAGTTTTATATTCATCCAAGTTGGTATGAAAATCCTACAAGTCTTCAAAGCATAATGATAGATCCAGCCCTTGCTTTTGGTTCAGGTCACCACGCTACAACTTCTATGTGTGTGGAATTACTTTCAAAAATTGATTTACAAGATAAGCGTGTTTTAGATGTGGGTTGTGGAAGTGGTATCTTATCTTTGGTGGCTAAGAAAAAAGGTGCTCTTGTTCATATGTGTGATGTAGATTCTTTAGCAGTAGAAGAGAGTAAAAAGAATTTTGCTCTCAATCACGAAAAGATTGATAAGATTTGGGAAGGTAGTTTCCAAGGTAATTATAAGGGAGAAGAATATGATGTTGTAGTTGCGAATATTTTGGCAGATATTATCAAAATGTTATATAATAGTTTCTGTAATGCAACTAAGAAAGGTAGTTTAGTTATTCTTTCTGGAATCTTAGAAAATTATAAAGATGATGTGATAAAAAAGTTTAAGGACTTTGAATTGTGTGAGATGTTACACAAAGAGGATTGGGTTGCTTTAAAAATGATTAAAAGGTAG